One window from the genome of Hypanus sabinus isolate sHypSab1 chromosome 16, sHypSab1.hap1, whole genome shotgun sequence encodes:
- the LOC132405849 gene encoding keratin, type I cytoskeletal 13-like translates to MTTRYNFGNMSRSSNRSLGRSVQRPSFTSFSMQSYGSRPQTSISSLGYGRGASVLLGPRAGIVSALASGSFSIVSGGCMTGNEKDVMQGLNDRLGKYLDKVQMLEACNKDLEKQIRELTSSNTVQGFDWSIYNNTVKPLQQQIVSAIMDNARIALETDNAKLAAEDFRNKWLTEQMLRQSVETDIEGLHHLKGTYLQLQDGLTNDIAGLEDEIAFLKKNHDEELKVLRKQCTQEVNVEVDSAPAVDLNKVLAEMRQKYTTLVDNNQAELDKWYQEQVSIKEVQMTQNDQALTGVKTELSQLRSNVQTLEADYNGLLGTVGALENMLAETEDSYAKQLQNLQLKIRQLESELASVRNEVLKQNSEYNRLLDIKMKLEAEINQYKILLDGGQQSFNTAGISSSNVSYSSLGPSSSVSKTRILTERVTTR, encoded by the exons ATGACCACACGATACAATTTCGGCAACATGAGCCGAAGTTCGAACCGTTCCCTGGGCAGATCTGTGCAGCGCCCGTCCTTCACTAGTTTCTCGATGCAGAGCTACGGCTCCAGGCCTCAAACCAGCATCTCCTCGCTGGGGTATGGGCGAGGGGCTTCAGTCCTGCTGGGCCCCAGAGCTGGAATTGTCTCGGCTCTCGCCTCCGGCTCGTTCTCCATCGTGTCCGGCGGCTGTATGACCGGCAACGAGAAAGATGTCATGCAGGGTCTCAACGACCGTCTCGGCAAGTATCTGGATAAGGTCCAGATGCTGGAGGCGTGCAACAAGGACCTCGAGAAGCAGATCAGGGAGTTAACCTCAAGTAATACCGTCCAAGGATTCGATTGGTCCATTTACAACAACACAGTCAAGCCTCTACAACAACAG ATCGTCAGTGCCATCATGGACAACGCTCGCATCGCCCTGGAGACTGACAATGCCAAGCTGGCTGCTGAAGACTTCAGGAACAA GTGGCTGACAGAACAGATGCTGAGGCAGTCGGTGGAGACTGACATCGAAGGCCTGCACCATCTGAAGGGGACCTACCTGCAGCTACAGGACGGCCTGACCAACGACATCGCTGGGCTGGAGGACGAGATTGCGTTCCTGAAGAAGAATCACGATGAG GAACTGAAAGTGTTGCGGAAGCAGTGTACCCAAGAAGTGAATGTTGAGGTGGACTCGGCTCCAGCCGTTGACCTGAATAAAGTCCTGGCAGAAATGCGGCAGAAGTACACCACCCTCGTTGACAATAACCAGGCAGAGCTGGATAAGTGGTACCAAGAACAG GTCTCGATTAAAGAAGTCCAGATGACTCAGAACGACCAGGCTCTCACCGGTGTTAAAACTGAGCTGTCTCAGCTGCGAAGTAATGTGCAGACTCTTGAAGCTGATTACAATGGCTTACTTGGAACT GTGGGTGCACTGGAGAACATGCTGGCTGAAACTGAGGACTCGTACGCCAAGCAGCTTCAGAATTTGCAGCTCAAAATTCGGCAGCTAGAGAGTGAGCTGGCAAGTGTCCGAAATGAAGTGCTGAAGCAGAACAGTGAATACAACAGGCTCCTTGACATCAAGATGAAGCTGGAAGCCGAGATCAACCAGTATAAAATCCTGCTGGACGGCGGTCAACAGAG CTTCAATACTGCCGGAATCTCCTCATCAAACGTCTCCTACTCCA GCTTGGGTCCATCGTCCTCTGTGAGCAA AACCAGAATCCTCACAG AACGTGTGACAACTCGTTAA